CCGGCCGCCGGCTGTAGTTCAaagtctgagtgtgagtgagattatcatgtctttttttacaTCATCAAGGCAGGCTCCAGAGAGGGAAATGAAGGAGGaatgtaacagagagaggagaggagaggagaggagaggagaggagaggagaggagaggagaggagaggagaggagaggagagagggaggtagggaACTGCTGTGTCTGGTATTTCCATCTGAGGACTGAATTTGATTAACATgggagctgatttttttttttttttttttttcatttttatttccacCAGCTTGGCATGtatgaaagagaagaatgttGTGGTTTGTTTCCATGCAATGCAATTATTTGAATCTAGTTTTAGAAACAAAAGTCTCATTGAATTCATTGAACAGTACTTACTAACTAACATTTGTCAGCTTAAAGTACGTGTGTaagtgtatgcgtatgtgtctttgtacgtgtgtgtgtgtgtgtgtgtgtgtgtgcatggatgcGGGCAGCATTATGCAGTTATGATTAACCACTGAACTGCATTATCAAGCTCAGTCCAAGTCCTCTGTGTCTCCCTGCACAacataccaaaaaaagaaaaagaaaagaaaaactttgttGCTTAGCACATAAAAGGtcaagtcattcattcattcattcattttctaagccgttCGTtataattagggtcacagggggtgctggggggtgctggagcctatcccttggacaggtcgccagtccatcgaaGTCAAGTAATTCAGCAGGTCGTAATATGGGAGCAGACAATGCCCACATCACCTGAGTGTTGTCTAGAGAAATCTGAGACACATTAGTCTGTCACTGGCTGTTGTCAGAGAGGGGATCACTAGGCATCTCTGAGGAACATCAGAGCCCTTTACCTGATCATATAGCTACTCTAAGCTGCTGTCACAACCTGAGAGAAGACTAGAGTCTGTTGATATTAATTCTTTATACTTATACTTTATTTAACAGTCTgccagagtgagtgagaggattAAGGGGAGAGACTTTAGGAAAGATTACATAGAGTCTGAATATAGCAAaagcagagaacaagagagaaaatatccatctgtctgtttgatGGTCTGACACAGACAATAAAGGAGGTGATCTGTGCGTAAGACATTTTACATCCATTATTAGACTTCATGGCTTTCACTTAGCTGATCAGATTCTGCAGTAGGAAAAAATGATAGTCTACCATATTTAGCTTTTAGTTGTTTATAGTGTTTTCTTTGAACAGATTTAATCTCCTATGAAAATATGTCTAGTCTTATGTGGAAGAGTGTGACAAAATATTCCCTTTTTGGTCATTCTAAGCTTATTCACTCAGGTAAAACCAGTGAAACCATGTGATAACTGAACTCATTTGGAAAGTATATTGAATGTAAGTAATGAATATGAACGGTTGAATAAAATAATGACTTTAGAATTtgtctcaataaaaaaaaaaaaaaaaaaaaaaaaaagattgaaaagattttttctttttttttattcatgataGAGTCACAGAACTGGCAAGAAACCGTTGCTGCCGTCAGGCGTCCCTCTTGAatcaagttcatttttttttttatatcaaatGGCGTTCTAAATGAAAGTTTAGGAGCGCTAGTTGAAAAATGATCCCTCGCTTTCCGACCATTCAGTCAAATCACAAAAGAATAAGCTCGCCTACCTTGTGCCGCATCAATTTGCTTTGGATCTCTCGTCCTAACCCCTGCAaatctctctatccatctcgTAAGTTCAAAGTGGTCTTCTCCTACCAGGAACAAGTCAAAAAAAGTGTAGTCTGTGAattttcatttctatttcatCTCAATGCTGTGTCATTCCATCATCAAACTAGAAAACTTTTAAAGTTAGTCTGCAATAGAAGTTTGTATTTGTGACCTGCCACAAAGAACCAGTTTCAAACAAATGGTAAGGCTCTCCCTTTTCAGGCCCTTCTATCAGATCTAAAGGATCTGGATACTGTAGTTTTCATCAATATAGTAACAGCTCCATGTTACTGCAAGCAGTATGTAGGAGACCACGGGAATGGTCTGATTTTGGATTTGGACAGCTTGCCTGTTTTAAGACTGGATGTTCTTCACTCCTTGCAAAAACATACGTCATCTCTTTTCTCACAGGACGCGTGTCAGTCAATGCATTACAACTGACTGGTAGATGAATTCATATATTTTCTTGGGCAATGAGATTGTTTTAGAATAGCTAGCTGGCTAATTCATGAGATAGTGTCTTTTTCCATAGAGTCAAGTTTTGACTGAATCCAAGTGTTGGCTTCacttagagagacagagacagcataCTGCATGTGCTCATGGTTTGAGGTAAAAGGCACCGCATTAAACAGCACAGTTAATTACAGTTGGAAGACAAAAAAGCAAACTGTTCTCCACtgatgtgtgtacacagagtTCTCTCAGTACTGGCCTCGCACTCGTCAAGCGAGAGAGCAACAAGAAAATAAGAGGGCAGGATGACATCTGTTCTGCCCCAGCAGACTGATTACAAGTGTGATGTTTGTTCAAAGTGTGTGTCAAAGGGAGATataggaaatgagagagagaaagagagagagacaggcacatagagaaagagagtgagagagagagaatgagagagagagagaaagagagagagagagacagacaaagagagagagagagagagagagtggttcaGACATCCCAGTGCAGTACAAACTCTTCATCTATTCTGATTACTTTGGGGAAAGTCAATTTGCATTGAAGGAAAGCTCAAAAATCTTGAACGACGCTATAATTCATGGCTAGTTAATGGAGCGTTTGCTGGAGCAGTGACGTGTTTTGTGCGCACACGAATTGCATTATGAGCAAAGCAAAGCCTCTGTCATTCCGTCATACCTATAGAACCTACAGTAATGAGGTCACAAGAGCCCGAAATCAAATTCTCTTTCAGAAGGAACAAAGCTTCACAGATCCCCATGTTTGATGTGTACGTCTCCTGAAGCCAGtttataaacagagaaaaaagcacTGGGTCAACACCAGCTTTCTACTATCATCCAACAGCAGACCACGTCATTCACTGCAGTATGTTACAGCTAGAAGGAGCGGTTTACATATTGACAGTGACAATCAATTGTAGCAAAAAAGGAGTGTAAATGAAGTGCGCGACAAGCTACAAGCCCAACTGAGGAAACATCAGATAACCAAGTATAAAGCCGCCTTTTGGTAAAGAAGGGAAGCAAAGCAGACCCTTCTATGACACattcctggggggggggggggcaggggggcaaaaaaagaaaagaaaaggaacaaataTGTCCTCCCCGCAGTCTGGCTTCTCTTGGCGCTCCGTCTCTGCTCTCGCCGATAAAAACCCAAAAGCCTtccatgagatttttttttttttaggtcactaaaactttttgctttttctgaGTGGAGGTCACTAAGAATGAGTGATGAACCAACGTAAATTACAGCATGACCTCTTAACTGATAGAGATGGCCTCAGCACTCAGAAAATtattcaggattttttttttttctcaaggaTTTATTAGCAGACTTCTAAAGTGATAGCACATAGTCTGGACTTTGCAGACTAGCATTTCAGAAGCCTGGCATTTTAGAAGATTTCTGCAAAAGCAGATAAACAAACTGCTCTTCTgagttccattttttttccccccactaaTAGGACTTTGTCTGTTCCTTTACTTCTGTTGTATTTATTTCCTTAAACTTTTATTCAGTCAATTAGCTTTCCTCAAATCAAGACCAGATCTTGTGGCAGGAAAGGATTTTTACATCAAATTTCTTTTTTAGTGCTGGTGCTCAGTTTTTCTTCGTGTTTAATTAGGTGTTGAGGACTGTAGAAGACACCAGCAACTCCCTCCCCACTGTGCATCTGTCTCCTCTGAAATCCTTGAGGTGTTCGAGCAAGTGAGCCTCTCAAGTGCCAAATCTTctaagaaaacttttttttttttctggtaagtTTGTAGGTAGGCCTTTACCCAAAATAATCTACACAttgaggaaaaatgaaacaacttTTACACCCTAACCAGAGTAGacacttgagagagagagagagagaaagagagagagagaaagagaaaccatGTTCAGAAAAGTTCCCTGATAGATGGCTTCTCAAAATATGAATTCCCCCGGTTGTAGGGAAAGAATAAAAATCTTCCTTTTCGGGGGTACGTCGCTGAAGAACCCGTAATCGTTTGAGGAGGTatacccacacaaacagagcaatgGGAAAGACACAACATTCTTTGAAGTCTTGAGGCTCTAGTATAAATGTATGGAAATGAAATGCTTTGGGAAGGATGGGCTCATATCACAGATGTGCGCGTGTCACATCAAATGAAGGAGCGTGTCCCACTTCGTTAGGCATTACTGAGCAGCAACTGAACCGAGCTTTTCAAGGTGATGCTTGGTGCTCTTTTTTCAGCCAAATCTACCTTTGAAATACATAATTAGTTTCCTTCAAACACTCCTAAACTACTACAGCGTCTTGTTACAAATCAAATCAGCGTAATTTTGCACACAGCATGAATCCTCTCAAAATACAGGCAACACTGATATGTCAAGATTTGGAAACCAGCTGTGCTAATTTGAgagtaaaatgtatttgttggtCTCATTCTATACTTAGATTTATAATCTAAACAGTATGAAACACTGGTTTTGTTTAACTGTACCAACATTAGTGGCAAAGGTAGACCAGGTTTCTCCTTAACGTTTTTTTACCGTCACTTCTTATTTGACAAGgaacatattttcaaaatggaTTCTCTTTTATGTTTGAACTTGTATTTGCATAGTAATGGGCAGCTGCAGTCCGGTGGATCAAGTTTATAATGAATTCAAACACTTTTGGCTTTTAACCAACCAATGAGTTTCACGAATCAGCCTAGTGAAAGAAGATTGGCCCAGAAAAAGTATGACTGCTTGGCACACAGGCCATTGACAATATTATTTAATAGTCTCCATTTTTTCTGAAAAGGCAATGTACTCTTCCTTTGTatgacagaggcagaggcaaTGTATCTGCATTGTGCAAATTGACATTAATGGGTTTTTTGGCCCTTGATAATTTCACTCTTGCTTGAGCgttaaaaagctttttaattTGCATCTGGCTTGTCGTCTGGCACAGATGTTGAGAAGCCCTTTCCCTAAATCACTGGAAAAGGCCAAAGGCATCTCAGAGAGTAAGAGCTGTGTTCCTTACGTTAATCGATTTCATTGCACCTTCTGACTGAAGCAATAACCTGACGTTTCAGACCAATGTGATAGTGCTGtgattttaaacagcagttcaAATATGAATTACAGACTATTTCTCTTGTATCGTTTCTCCGAAATGATGTCCCTTGTCTCGTGCTTAAGTTAAAAGTTGGATCGAAATAGCGCTTTGAACACGAACTCTCTTAAGGTGTTAGTGTTCATACCGGATTGATGCATTGTTTAAAAAGCAAGGAATAGTTCGGTCATAACACTCCACTTTCAGCAGTGATTCATTTGACACTTACTTTGAGGAGTTCCTTATTTAGCTCAATCAAATGGAATTTAAGTGTTTAAGAAAAACGAAGAGGTTACGCTTTAAATAGGCTGCCGGGTGTCTGCATCTGTCTCTAAAACCGCTCTCAATCCCTGCTGGCTTCGCTTCTGTCATGCATATTCATGAGATAAAGACAGCTAGTGCTTCGCTACTTATTTTGGTACATCGTATCTTCAAAACAGCTAAGCTCTTAAAGAACATCCCCCAAAAATAAAGGCACTCTGAAACAGAGACGTATTCAAGTCCAAAAGTGCCTGTCTAGCTAACAAGCCTGACAAAGCTAAGTATGGTCGAGGTCTGGACGTCCATTCAACTGCAGTTTCAGCCTCTTCGGTTTGAGAGCTGGTTCAGCGTTACTGTCTGCATTTACTTGGGTTACAGAGACACCTACTGGTGATGCAATTTCTCTTTGTGAATGCGAAAACAGAGAACGGCCCTGTCAAATCTATTTATAACCCTCTGAGCAATGTcacatttccattaaaaaaatctctctcagaACAAGAAAAATATACGAGGTCTGAGCGGGATTTTGTACGTCTACCTCTAACTaaattcaaatgcaaatcagtGGGCTCGCCGCCTCTTTCAGACCTACCTGAGGGTGGAGTTAGTGGATCCACCTTGTCAGAAGATGTCTGACAAAATCGTTCTCTGATGCAAGGATTCTTTTCTATAACTAGCGATATGATGTACTAGACATTTGAAATTAATTCAGGCCTACTAGATTTGTGACGAGTATAACCGCTGATGATTCAACGATAAAGATCTCAtccgacatttttttttctaaatgtattttcaaaGATGAACGTTAATCTACGGGAGGCAAAGAAATTTGGCCAATAGTTTTTCAGCGGCTGGGAGATCACATACTATGGAAAATGTCTCTAGAACGCTCAGTGTGTTCACAACTTTTTCAGAACTGACctaaaattaaataataattgtCCATCTTGAACGAAATTGTACAAATAGTACGCGCGCTCGGCAGCTAGTTCGCCAATGTTGCCCACCGAGATGACTcttattttacaaaatgacaGCGCCCTTGCATCCCGGAAGTTGCAATCTGCCGAGAGTTCACTTACTACCTTGGAACACAAAGGAGGAGAGGCACGATGACGGACTTATCGCTTTATCTCACCAACGTTAATATAACTGTGGCCCAAGATATGGAGATAGAAAAGGTACCTTGTATTCACATAGGAAAATTGTATTCTTGAGTTAAATGGTTTATTCTTTGGCGATGATATTTGACCACAGTATTACCTGAACGTACCTTTATCGATATTACATAGGTCATAAAATTATATGTGTGAAATGATGTTTTCCTGAAGTCAGTGCAAtattattgttttggttttaaataATTGTCGATTTCTTAAATATAagtgattaaatgttaaatatttaaatgtaattacgTTATTTTTAGACCACTCTGCACTGTAGAAGATGTCTGAATTTTAGTCCACGAAAAAAATCAATTGAGTTGACTGTTTTGCtggcttgcttgtttgtttgtttatttgtttacccctttctcccccccccccccccccccccccccaaaactcagCTGgtttctccccctctgttttgtctgtaagGCACCCAGTCTTTATCCTTTCCTCACTTAACCGAACTTGTTTGGCTCAGGATGGTTTTAATTGGTTGTGTCTCAGAACTCAGCCCTGGGAAAGGATTTTGAATGCGTCGAGCTGGGAGAGTTAGAgaaaaaagatcagaaaaaagagaagactcCACGCCGCGTCATTCACTTCTCCAGCGGAGAGACCATGGAAGAATACAGcacagatgaagaggaggaagaagaaccccaaaaagcagagaaaagagacctTCTGGCCCCTGTCGACGCGGTGAGATGACATCCCCTGCCCTCCTCCTTTTTAATCACTGTGCCGACGAGCTTGCGCTTGAGAATTGTGCCGGAGAAAGTcggaaaaaaaattgagacgGAGGGAGCAGTTAACCAGTGTCTGATGTAacgttttttttattcctcttgtGTCACAGTCCAAGCTGACGTGGGGCCCGTATGTCTGGTTTCAAATGTGGAGAGCTGCCACTTCCACTGTCTCAGGTGAGTCTTTGAACATAGAGTCTGAGTGATGTTAAGCTTTACACAGACATGGGGCAAATCCAGAACCCTTCATTTATGTGAACGCGCGCTAACTTTCGGACTTTAAAAGCACCGTACGGCACAGCACGTTAAACCTCAGCCACGGATAAGAGCGTTTAAGAATGCCgattcaaaactgaaatcccTCCACGTAAAGCAAGGACCATTAGAAAAATAGAAGACCGCACGTGTGTGTGGAATGATAATGAGAATTGAAATTGTGTTGAATTGTATGACTTGATTACAATCTCATGACATCACACTGTGGCTTTCAGCATGTGACTACCTTGGTGAAAAGATGGCATCACTCTTTGGAATCAATTCTGCCAAATACCAGTACGCCATTGATGAGTATTACCGCAGTAAGAAACAGGTACAAAAACGGTCATTCGaaaagagttttaaaaagaGATAACTTGCTCATTCTCTCTGGTACATATATATGGTGAAAGTTCGTATGCCGTTTACGTGTAATGGGCTGGGTCTCCTCTAAGTGTACACTTAAGTTAAGAGTTCTTTTAGAGACCCGTTTTCTCTCCCATCTttgaagaaagaggaagaggatgcgGAAAGTCGTCTCTCCGAGGAGGCGGAACGTTCCGGCGAAGTGCAGCGGTGCCAGGAACCTCAGCGACCGAAGACCGACCAACCAGAAGCCACTGCTCCTCAAGTAATTTCCACTACACAGCAGGAGCAGAATTCTCTTCCAACCCCCTTACCAAACACATGCAGCATCCCAGCTGAAATAGGAAGCACCTAATCAACACAGAGCTCATTTACTTATTCGTCCTGTTTATGCTTTCTTTTCCAGAAGGATAATAACCTGAGCTCTGTTCCCTCGCACTCATTCGTAAAGACTTACTCAGTTGCACTGCCACAGAGAGACTGTAGAGTTATGCCTTCAGTTTGCATTGTAACTCTAGTCTCCTGCTTTAATTGCCTTAATACACTgaactctgactgtgtgtgggcAGGTTACTGACCTCCTATGCATTCATGAATTATGAATAAGGTGGTCCAACATTTTCATAGATCAGGGACCAAATGCACTAAAGCCATAATCAGGTATTAAAACTGTTTCTGAAAGCGTAAGGGAAATCAGACAGGTAAACAATTAAAC
This sequence is a window from Chanos chanos chromosome 4, fChaCha1.1, whole genome shotgun sequence. Protein-coding genes within it:
- the LOC115809296 gene encoding protein FAM177A1-like; this encodes MTDLSLYLTNVNITVAQDMEIEKNSALGKDFECVELGELEKKDQKKEKTPRRVIHFSSGETMEEYSTDEEEEEEPQKAEKRDLLAPVDASKLTWGPYVWFQMWRAATSTVSACDYLGEKMASLFGINSAKYQYAIDEYYRSKKQKEEEDAESRLSEEAERSGEVQRCQEPQRPKTDQPEATAPQVISTTQQEQNSLPTPLPNTCSIPAEIGST